From Candidatus Bathyarchaeota archaeon, one genomic window encodes:
- a CDS encoding phosphohydrolase, translating to MFRKSFKTCPGIRKFVRPVPEYIKCPNCSGTVEIWSDEDVGICDTCNKESGRPEKEQSCLDWCEYADKCREIIKCMKR from the coding sequence TTGTTTAGGAAAAGCTTCAAAACTTGTCCGGGCATAAGGAAGTTTGTTAGACCTGTCCCCGAATATATTAAATGCCCTAACTGCAGTGGAACGGTGGAGATTTGGAGCGACGAAGATGTTGGGATATGCGACACATGCAACAAAGAATCTGGTAGACCCGAAAAGGAGCAGTCGTGCCTAGACTGGTGTGAGTACGCGGACAAATGCAGAGAAATAATCAAGTGTATGAAGCGTTAA
- a CDS encoding acetyl-CoA decarbonylase/synthase complex subunit gamma, which produces MTEREIKKAATKLSPIDVYMLLPRTNCKECGELNCIAFAAKLVNREASLEKCPPILKKEHEKSYKKLQEILAPVIKKITIGTGEHAVKIGGKLVMYRHEFTYHNPVALAFDVTDELPMQRRFSEEEELTDRVRKVENFLYNYIGRDLNLDMIAVRSTSNDPATFKSAVENVAKVTDLPLVLCAFNPSVMEAGLVAASGRRPLIYAATKDNWREMADLALMYSCPLTIFAPNDLGLLRSLSQTMIEYGVEDLVLDPGTLPGEGLSDTVNNFTMVRRNACKGGDELFGFPLIGTPITVWSGEKDSKEMLAWEEAYIASMLISRYADILIMHSLDGWVQLPTVIWRFNIYTDPRKPVSVDSQLYTFGKPDEMSPVMLTTNYALTYFTVESDIKKFGTDCYLIVADTEGISVESAVAGRYLTAESIAEAVKKSGVAEKVKHKYLIIPGMAARLSGETEDELKNVGLPGWHVMVGPRDSSGIAKLLEEKWPPKEEEEE; this is translated from the coding sequence ATGACCGAGAGGGAAATTAAGAAGGCTGCAACGAAACTCAGCCCCATCGATGTGTACATGCTGCTTCCTAGAACAAACTGTAAAGAGTGTGGAGAACTAAACTGCATAGCCTTCGCGGCCAAACTGGTTAATAGAGAGGCTTCCTTGGAAAAGTGCCCCCCGATCCTGAAAAAGGAGCACGAAAAGTCGTACAAGAAACTCCAAGAGATACTAGCGCCAGTGATTAAGAAGATCACTATCGGCACGGGAGAGCACGCGGTCAAAATAGGCGGCAAACTTGTCATGTATCGCCACGAGTTCACTTACCACAACCCAGTGGCACTAGCCTTCGATGTAACCGATGAGCTGCCGATGCAGCGTAGATTCTCCGAAGAGGAAGAGCTCACAGACAGAGTGAGGAAGGTTGAGAACTTCTTGTATAATTACATAGGAAGGGATCTTAATCTTGATATGATAGCCGTCAGGTCAACATCAAATGACCCGGCAACTTTCAAGTCAGCCGTTGAAAACGTTGCCAAAGTCACAGACCTGCCGCTGGTTCTATGCGCGTTCAACCCTAGTGTTATGGAGGCTGGACTGGTCGCGGCTTCAGGTAGGAGGCCACTAATTTATGCGGCAACCAAGGACAATTGGAGAGAAATGGCTGATCTGGCGCTGATGTACAGCTGTCCATTAACCATCTTTGCCCCGAACGACCTCGGCCTTCTGAGGTCTCTATCGCAGACCATGATCGAGTATGGGGTTGAGGATTTGGTGCTCGACCCTGGGACACTCCCTGGTGAGGGATTATCGGACACCGTCAACAACTTCACTATGGTGAGAAGAAATGCGTGTAAAGGCGGGGATGAGCTATTCGGTTTCCCGCTTATTGGGACGCCCATCACAGTTTGGTCTGGCGAGAAGGATTCAAAGGAGATGCTGGCGTGGGAGGAAGCATACATTGCTTCTATGCTAATCTCCAGATACGCCGACATATTAATAATGCATAGCCTCGATGGATGGGTTCAATTACCAACTGTCATATGGAGGTTTAACATCTACACAGACCCCAGAAAGCCGGTTTCAGTTGACTCACAGTTGTATACATTTGGGAAGCCTGATGAAATGTCGCCGGTGATGCTGACCACCAATTACGCCTTAACGTACTTCACCGTCGAGTCTGACATTAAGAAATTTGGGACAGACTGCTATCTAATTGTTGCCGACACCGAAGGAATCAGCGTTGAAAGCGCCGTAGCCGGGAGATACCTCACGGCAGAATCAATTGCAGAGGCGGTTAAGAAGTCAGGCGTAGCAGAGAAGGTTAAACATAAGTACCTAATTATACCCGGTATGGCTGCTAGGCTAAGCGGAGAGACGGAAGACGAATTGAAGAACGTTGGTTTGCCTGGTTGGCATGTTATGGTAGGTCCAAGAGATTCGTCTGGAATAGCGAAACTTCTGGAAGAGAAGTGGCCCCCAAAAGAGGAAGAAGAGGAGTAG
- the cdhD gene encoding CO dehydrogenase/acetyl-CoA synthase subunit delta, which yields MKTLGEEEKEKKAATELAELLKLLGLEGESEIELEDVELTIGELILQPSVLASAKLRAAVPPTPSALAPPKVKPTKILEASFTPFVQEYPGQIREVTLGATKSEGGSRGKTIAIGGATTPAFYLFEKTPPHLPAIAVDTFDMKVTLPKAIRIHVEEVWEDTAAWAKMAVDKWGVDVVTVHLLSIDPLIKDTPPSEAVKTVEEVLQAVDVPLIIGGCGDPKKDAEVFTKVAEMAEGERVLLSSLTLDMDEAGVLEGVAKAAGKHGQLVLGFTALDLNRAKELNRKLYDYISEDNILMDLTTAALGYGLEYSFTIHERARMAALMGDSELQYPVLAGTTNAWAAREAWLKLGPEWEPRRLRGPLWETTTALALLLAGVDVFMMMHPDAIRTMRKVIQQLMTRGKAKPEKIANWVNTRI from the coding sequence GTGAAAACCTTGGGAGAAGAAGAGAAGGAGAAAAAGGCTGCCACCGAACTTGCTGAGCTACTGAAGCTTCTGGGTTTGGAGGGTGAAAGTGAAATTGAGCTAGAGGATGTGGAGCTAACTATAGGAGAACTTATCCTTCAGCCATCGGTTTTAGCCTCTGCCAAACTGAGAGCTGCTGTACCACCCACTCCATCCGCACTCGCACCGCCAAAAGTGAAGCCCACAAAGATCTTGGAAGCCTCCTTCACTCCTTTTGTCCAAGAATATCCTGGACAGATTAGAGAGGTAACGCTTGGGGCTACCAAGAGTGAGGGAGGTAGTCGCGGCAAAACCATAGCGATCGGAGGCGCAACAACCCCTGCATTCTACCTATTCGAGAAGACCCCGCCACACCTACCCGCCATTGCCGTAGACACATTCGACATGAAGGTGACGCTTCCGAAGGCGATAAGAATACATGTCGAGGAGGTTTGGGAGGACACGGCTGCGTGGGCCAAGATGGCAGTTGACAAGTGGGGAGTAGACGTGGTCACAGTGCATCTGCTGAGCATAGACCCGCTTATTAAGGACACACCACCATCCGAGGCTGTGAAAACTGTAGAGGAGGTGCTGCAAGCAGTGGATGTCCCCCTCATCATTGGAGGCTGCGGTGATCCAAAGAAGGATGCCGAGGTTTTCACTAAGGTTGCCGAGATGGCTGAAGGCGAGAGGGTTTTGCTCAGCTCCCTTACGTTGGACATGGACGAAGCTGGTGTCCTCGAAGGCGTGGCGAAGGCAGCCGGGAAACATGGACAATTAGTCTTGGGATTCACAGCCTTAGACTTGAACCGAGCTAAGGAGCTGAACAGGAAACTCTACGATTACATATCCGAAGATAACATACTAATGGACCTCACGACGGCAGCCCTAGGCTACGGACTTGAGTACTCATTCACCATCCACGAGCGCGCTAGGATGGCAGCGCTAATGGGAGACTCAGAGCTTCAGTACCCAGTCCTAGCCGGAACAACGAACGCTTGGGCTGCAAGAGAGGCTTGGCTGAAGTTGGGCCCTGAGTGGGAGCCGAGGAGACTCAGGGGACCATTATGGGAGACTACAACCGCGCTGGCTCTACTCCTAGCTGGGGTTGATGTGTTCATGATGATGCACCCGGACGCCATCAGGACCATGAGAAAGGTCATACAGCAGTTGATGACTAGGGGTAAGGCTAAGCCCGAAAAAATAGCTAACTGGGTCAATACAAGAATATAG
- the cdhC gene encoding CO dehydrogenase/CO-methylating acetyl-CoA synthase complex subunit beta — MFEDIPVDVGVIYEGERIRRNKMHVELGGPKVESKFEIVKCRPMDEIEDEKITVIGPDLKDLELGGSYPCGIWIDVAGKEVEEELEGVIERRVHEFCNYIEGFMHLNQRYDIWLRLSKKSFEKGLNNFELIGKVLHRLFKSDLPFIEKIQTTFVTEPEKVKEMMEKAIKIYDSRDAKARGLKDEDVEEFYGCTLCQSFAPTHCCVITPQRYANCGAISWFDGRAAARVDPKGPIFKIERGECLDAFKGEWSGANQAVKERTMGEITRVWLYTAFDYPHTSCGCFEGIAFYIPEVDGMGIVHRGFSERTVNGLPFSTMADSTAGGRQVDGFHGLSIEYMRSPKFLQIDGGWNRIVWMPSSVKERVKDFVPKGVVDKIATENETKSIDELKAFLEKMEHPVVERWKALPVEVAPEAEEVEVAVPEIPLPGIPTAAGGFQIILKDAKIYAKKVIIRRVER, encoded by the coding sequence ATGTTTGAAGACATTCCAGTAGACGTTGGAGTGATATACGAAGGAGAAAGAATTCGAAGAAACAAAATGCACGTTGAACTTGGAGGCCCAAAAGTAGAATCGAAATTTGAGATTGTAAAATGCAGGCCAATGGATGAAATCGAAGATGAAAAAATAACAGTGATAGGACCAGACCTCAAGGACTTAGAGCTTGGAGGCAGCTACCCCTGTGGAATCTGGATCGATGTCGCAGGAAAGGAAGTTGAAGAAGAACTTGAAGGCGTTATAGAAAGAAGAGTCCACGAATTCTGCAACTACATTGAGGGATTCATGCACTTGAATCAGAGATACGACATATGGCTGAGACTAAGCAAAAAATCCTTCGAAAAGGGATTAAACAACTTCGAATTGATAGGGAAAGTCTTGCATAGACTGTTCAAAAGCGATCTACCATTCATCGAAAAGATACAGACAACCTTCGTTACGGAACCCGAAAAAGTGAAAGAAATGATGGAAAAGGCGATTAAGATCTATGATTCTAGAGATGCTAAAGCCAGAGGTTTAAAGGATGAGGATGTCGAGGAATTTTATGGATGCACTTTATGCCAGTCCTTTGCTCCAACTCACTGCTGCGTGATCACACCTCAAAGGTACGCTAACTGCGGAGCCATCAGCTGGTTCGACGGCAGAGCTGCAGCACGAGTGGACCCAAAGGGCCCGATCTTCAAGATCGAAAGAGGCGAGTGCCTCGATGCTTTCAAGGGTGAATGGTCAGGGGCTAACCAAGCTGTAAAAGAAAGGACGATGGGAGAAATCACACGAGTTTGGCTTTACACAGCCTTTGATTATCCTCACACATCTTGTGGATGCTTCGAGGGTATAGCCTTCTACATCCCTGAGGTGGATGGCATGGGAATCGTTCACAGAGGTTTCAGCGAAAGAACAGTGAATGGATTACCCTTCTCAACCATGGCAGACTCAACGGCTGGAGGGCGGCAAGTAGACGGCTTCCACGGACTATCCATCGAATATATGAGATCCCCAAAGTTTCTCCAGATTGACGGAGGTTGGAACCGTATAGTTTGGATGCCATCCAGCGTCAAGGAACGCGTCAAAGACTTCGTACCAAAAGGTGTAGTCGATAAAATAGCCACAGAAAACGAGACAAAGTCAATTGATGAATTGAAGGCCTTTCTTGAGAAGATGGAGCATCCAGTTGTCGAACGATGGAAGGCTTTACCAGTTGAAGTGGCACCCGAAGCGGAGGAAGTGGAAGTTGCGGTACCAGAGATTCCTCTTCCTGGAATACCCACTGCCGCTGGAGGGTTCCAGATCATTCTCAAAGACGCAAAGATCTATGCTAAGAAAGTTATCATTCGAAGAGTGGAGAGGTGA
- a CDS encoding AAA family ATPase, giving the protein MIINNSSITKFYLVLALLTIMFLSRIEIKNFRCLKDVKLELAPITVIYGENGSGKSSVLEAIQLLRQGMGYMMRLGQDPFKSPVDFGSYTDIVSNNNEEEWITIGLGINLTSEELINNLIYSDFKVIKEYLPFPIKFKEIGYELSFRQSRKNQPFETKQTLLLNDETLERVEFVSQKGTHRNHVYVPNKKVAGRVECTGDPRSLLIDNTFSFSKSGKPTDEVRQTTNVYNRFSRDLVRIIREMINKYFILRPTRATPRLLTDTAGKAEWVGVEGEDLVRVLSLIFGNVELERSRDYVTEWARTFGLDKLHAGYVGNNRVKATFKDPIMDANNDIVFAGHGSKQILVVLTQIFHSKLDSTIAIEEPEISLHLNLQLELPKLFAHAKRLQKQIIVTSHSGDFLTAFKPLFSEKALGYSLTKNELSVYHLRKSQKGSSIERLTVLSDGRVKGFVPSIVKAEKKMVSSAL; this is encoded by the coding sequence ATGATAATCAACAATTCCTCTATAACAAAATTTTATCTAGTCCTAGCCTTATTGACAATTATGTTTCTTTCGAGAATAGAAATCAAAAACTTTCGATGTTTGAAAGACGTCAAATTAGAACTAGCTCCTATTACTGTGATTTACGGTGAAAATGGCTCTGGGAAATCAAGTGTTCTTGAAGCAATTCAACTTTTAAGGCAGGGGATGGGATATATGATGAGACTTGGACAAGACCCATTCAAATCTCCTGTTGACTTTGGCTCTTATACGGACATTGTGTCTAATAACAATGAAGAAGAATGGATTACAATTGGACTCGGGATTAATCTAACTTCTGAAGAACTCATTAACAATCTTATTTATTCGGATTTTAAAGTAATAAAGGAGTATCTCCCATTTCCAATAAAATTCAAAGAAATTGGATATGAACTATCCTTCAGACAATCTAGGAAAAACCAGCCTTTTGAGACAAAGCAAACCCTACTGCTGAATGATGAAACATTAGAAAGGGTTGAGTTCGTATCACAAAAAGGTACACATAGAAATCATGTTTATGTGCCGAACAAAAAAGTTGCTGGTAGAGTAGAATGCACTGGTGATCCAAGGTCTTTGTTGATTGACAATACTTTCAGTTTTTCAAAAAGTGGGAAACCAACGGATGAAGTGCGACAAACAACAAATGTTTACAATAGATTTTCGAGAGATCTAGTTAGAATAATAAGAGAGATGATAAACAAATATTTTATTCTACGTCCGACAAGAGCAACTCCTCGTTTATTAACAGATACTGCGGGAAAGGCTGAGTGGGTTGGTGTTGAAGGAGAGGATTTAGTAAGGGTATTGTCTCTGATATTTGGCAATGTGGAGTTAGAAAGGTCACGAGACTATGTGACTGAGTGGGCTAGAACTTTTGGTTTGGACAAATTGCATGCGGGTTATGTAGGAAACAATCGTGTTAAAGCAACATTCAAGGATCCAATTATGGACGCCAACAACGACATAGTTTTTGCTGGACATGGGTCAAAACAGATACTTGTAGTCTTAACTCAGATATTCCACTCAAAACTTGACAGCACTATTGCAATAGAAGAACCTGAAATAAGTCTACATTTGAATCTTCAACTAGAACTCCCAAAGCTTTTTGCTCATGCGAAAAGATTGCAGAAGCAGATTATTGTGACTTCTCATAGTGGGGATTTTCTGACAGCATTTAAGCCACTTTTCTCAGAGAAAGCTTTAGGATATAGTTTAACAAAGAATGAATTATCTGTATATCATCTGAGGAAGAGCCAAAAAGGATCATCAATTGAAAGACTAACCGTACTTTCTGATGGAAGAGTAAAGGGCTTTGTACCAAGTATAGTAAAAGCAGAGAAGAAAATGGTTTCTAGCGCACTTTAG